The DNA sequence TGTGCGGCGGCACGGAGGAACCGGGTCGCGGCGACACCGAGCCGAACCCGGGCGTGACGGCCGACATCGTGCGCCGCTGCCGCGCACTGGAACCGCGGCTGGCGGGCGCGGAAGTCCTGCGCTCCCGGGTCGGGCTGCGCCCGTTCCGGCGCGAGGTGCGGCTGGAGCGGGACGGCGACGTCGTGCACTGCTACGGCCACGGCGGTTCGGGCATCACCCTGGCCTGGGGCTGCGCGGCGGACGTCGCCGGCCTCGTCTCAGCTGCCTGAGAACTCGGCGTGGTCGGCCTCGGTCCGGTCGGCGTAGCGGACGGCGTACGCGCCCATCGCCTCGTCGAGCTCGGAGTCGTCGGCGAAGTACCCCGCCAGGAGCTTCGGGTGCAGCGACCGCGTGTGCGCGCGGGCCAGCAGCGCCCCGGCCAGGCGGCCGTAGTCGTCGAGGTGGTCCTTCTCGAGCTCCGACGGGTCGATGTCGCCCTTGAGGTTCCGGAACTGCCGGACGATGAACGGCACGCCGTCGATGGTGGTCCAGCCCAGGAGGATGTCGGTTTCGGCCTGGACGAGCCGGGCACCGTCGACGATGCGCTGCCCTTCGTGGTCCGCCGCGGGCAGGCCGAGGTAGGGCGCCAGTGCCGGCGGTTGCGCCTGTTTCACCTGCAGCACCAGATCTTCCTCGTCGTTGCCGTGCAGCAGGGCGACGTAGCTGCGCAGCCCGACGCTGCCGGTGCCGACCACCCGGAAGGCGACGTCGGCGAGCCGGTAGCGCGCGATCAGCGTCCGCCGCGACTCGCGCAGGGTGTCCACATAGGACACCAGGCCGGCGGCGACGGCTTCGGCGGTCTTCTCGTCGACGTGCGTCAGCACCGGCGGGTCTTCGACGAACCGGTGGCGTGCGAGGCCGGTCTCGTGGTCGTCGACGCGTTCGGTCCACTTCGCCACGACCTTGGCGCTGGTGTTTTTGCGGGCCTTCTCGGCGGCGTCGGCGAAGTCGTCGATGAGCTCGTCCGCGCGGGCCTTCGACAGCACCGAGGAGTCCGGCAGGGCGTTCCACGACCGCAGGAACGGCAGGTCGGCCAGCGCGCGGATGGTCCGGCGGTAGGACTTCACGGCGTCTTCGGCGGCTTCGCGGCAGCCGGCCTCACCGATGCCGCCCTCGCGGCCGGCGAGCACCAGGCTGGCGGCGAGCCGCTTGAGGTCCCACTCCCACGGGCCCGGCACGGTCTCGTCGAAGTCGTTGATGTCCATCACGATCTTGCCTTCGGGTGTGCCGTAGAGCCCGAAGTTCGCCGCGTGCGCGTCCCCGCAGAGCTGCGCGGTGAGCCCGGCCGACGGCGTGCCGGCGAGGTCGGCCCCCATCAGCCCGGCGGCACCGCGGAAGAACGTGAACGGCGACGCGCGCATGCGTTCCCGCCGGAGCTCGGCCAGCTCGGGCAGCCGCCCGGCGTTGCTCGCCTCGAAGTACTGCGCCGGCGTCGGCCGGTCCGCCCCCGCGGCTTCGTGGTCGTGCACCGCGGCCGGTGTCTTCTCCCGGAGCCGTTTGCCCTGCTCGTACAGCTCGGCCGGCGTCCCACCACCGGCGCCGACGAGCGGCCGTTCCACCCATTCCCCTGATCCCATACCCGGCACAACGTCCGAAGGGGACGTTGTGCTCCCGGATGCCGCCGGGGCGGGAGGCACAGCCGGCGGCATCCGGGTGGTTCAGGGGCGGACGACCCCGGCGATCGCGTCGATGCCGCGGTCCAGCTCTTCGCGGGTGATCACCAGCGGCGGGGCGACGCGCAGCGTGCGCTCGTGCGTCTCCTTGCACAGCACGCCCCGCGCCGACAGCGCCTGCGAAGCTTCCCGGCCGGACGGGCCGCCGGGGGCGATGTCGATGCCCGCCCACAGGCCGCGGCCGCGGACCTCGGCCAGCCCGTGGCCGATCAGCTCGGTCAGCCGCGCGTGCAGGTGGGCGCCCAGCTCGGTGGAGCGCTGCTGGAACTCGCCGGTCTTCAGCAGGCGGACCACCGCGCGGCCGACCGCGCAGGCCAGCGGGTTGCCGCCGAACGTCGAGCCGTGCTCGCCCGGCTTCAGCACGCCCAGCACGTCGCGGCGGCCGACCACCGCGGACACCGGCAGGATGCCGCCGCCGAGGGCCTTGCCGAGGGTGTACACGTCGGCGCGGACGCCCTCGTGGTCCAGCGCCAGCACGGTGCCGGTGCGGGCCAGGCCGGACTGGATCTCGTCGGCGATCAGCAGCACGCCGTGCTCGTCGCACGCGGAGCGGACCTCGGCGAAGTAGCCCTCCGGCGGCACGATGACTCCGGCCTCGCCCTGCACCGGCTCCAGGAGCACGGCGGCGGTGCGCGGGGTGATCGCGTCGCGCAGCGCGGCGGCGTCGCCGTACTTCACCGTGACGAAGCCGGGCGTGAACGGGCCGAAGTCGGCGCGCGCGGTCTCGTCGGTCGAAAATGACACGATCGTGGTGGTCCGGCCGTGGAAGTTCGAGCCGGCGACGATGATCTCGGCGGTGCCGTCCGGCACGCCCTTGACCTGGTGCGCCCACTTCCGGGCGACCTTCACCGCGGACTCGACGGCCTCGGCGCCGGAGTTCATCGGCAGCACCAGCTCGGTGCCGGTCAGCTCGGCCAGCTCCCGGCAGAACAGGCCCAGCTGGTCGTGGTGGAACGCGCGCGAGGTCAGCGTGACGCGGCCGAGCTGCTCGACGGCGGCGGCGACCAGGTCCGGGTGGCGGTGGCCGAAGTTCAGGGCCGAGTACCCGGAAAGGAAGTCGAGGTAGGACTTGCCCTCGACGTCGGTCACCGAGGCACCGGCGGCTTCGGCGATCACGACGGGCAGCGGGTGGTAGTTGTGCGTGCTCCAGCGCTCGTCGAGCTCGATGAAGCTCGCTGCGGAGGGGGCGGCGGTCTCCCGGCCGGCGAACGTCGTCATGCGTTCAGGTTAAAGGCAGGACACGCAGAATTCAGCCGGGAATCGTTGCTTTCACCCGTTGTTCGTTGCGCACTTCCGGGCGTCGACCCCCGAAACGCTGCGGGCGGCAGGCCGGGACTCTTCGCCAGGAAAGCCGCGGCCTGAGCAGGTAGTTTCGCGGGATGGCGAAGAACGACGCAGGAAGCCGGGTCCGGGACGCGTTGCGCATCGACGGGGAGCTGCCGGACCCGGGCTCGACGCCGGTCGGCCCCGGCAAGAAGCCCAAGGCCCTCGCCAAGCTGGACGGTGCGGGCGAGCGGCTGTCCGGGCTGCAGGAGTCGCTCTACGCCGAGGGCGCCGGCGGCGGCACCCGCAGCGTCCTGCTCGTGCTGCAGGGCATGGACACCTCCGGCAAGGGCGGCACCGTGTCGCACGTGCTCGGCCTGGTCAACCCGATGGGCGTCCGCTACGCCGGGTTCAAGGCGCCGACGGCCGCCGAGCGACGGCACCACTACCTCTGGCGGATCCGCAAGCAGCTGCCGTCGGCCGGGCAGATCGGCGTCTTCGACCGCTCGCACTACGAGGACATCCTGGTCCCGCGCGTGACCGGGCTGCTCACCGCGGCCGAGCGGCGCCGCCGCTACACCGAGATCAACGCCTTCGAGAAGGAGCTGGCCGACGCGGGCACGACCGTCGTCAAGGTGTTCCTGCACCTCTCGCCGGAAGAGCAGCTCAAGCGGCTGAAGGCCCGGCTGGAGACCCCCGAGAAGCACTGGAAGTACAACCCCGGCGACCTCGAAGCGCGTTCGCACTGGCCCGCCTACCAGGAGGCCTACGCGGACATCTTCAAGCGCACCTCGACCGGCGGCGCGCCCTGGTACGCGGTGCCCGCCGACCACAAGTGGTACCGCAACTGGGCGGTCGCCGAGCTGCTCATCGAGACCCTCGCCGAGCTGAAGCCGCGGTTCCCGGAGCCGGACTACGACGTCGACGCGGAGCTGGCGAAGCTGAAGGGTGTTGGCGTCCCGTCGTGATCGTCTGAAAGAGTGCGGGCGTGACCGATGTCGACGACCTCCCGTTCCTCCGCAAGCAGGCCCGTACCCAGCGCTTCACCCTCGGCGCGCCGAAGGAGTTCCGGGTCGCCCCGGACGGCTCCCGCGTGCTGTTCCTGCGCGCGGAGTCGGGCACCGACCCCCGGCACAGCCTCTGGGCGGCCGACCTGGCGACCGGCACCGAGACCAAGCTCGTCGACGCCGCCGAGCTGCTGCCCGGCGAGGAGGAGCTGCCCGCCGAGGAGCGGGCGCGGCGTGAGCGGGCCCGCGAGACCGGCGGCGGTGTCGTGCACTACGGCGTCGACGCGGCCTTCACCGTCGCGGTGTTCTCGCTTTCGGGCAAGCTCTACACCCTGGACCTCGCGTCCGGCGAGGTGACGCTGCGCGTCGACGGTTCGGTCATCGACCCGCGGCCCAGCCCGGCCGGCACGCACGTCGCCTACGTCCA is a window from the Amycolatopsis sp. cg9 genome containing:
- a CDS encoding DUF2252 domain-containing protein — translated: MGSGEWVERPLVGAGGGTPAELYEQGKRLREKTPAAVHDHEAAGADRPTPAQYFEASNAGRLPELAELRRERMRASPFTFFRGAAGLMGADLAGTPSAGLTAQLCGDAHAANFGLYGTPEGKIVMDINDFDETVPGPWEWDLKRLAASLVLAGREGGIGEAGCREAAEDAVKSYRRTIRALADLPFLRSWNALPDSSVLSKARADELIDDFADAAEKARKNTSAKVVAKWTERVDDHETGLARHRFVEDPPVLTHVDEKTAEAVAAGLVSYVDTLRESRRTLIARYRLADVAFRVVGTGSVGLRSYVALLHGNDEEDLVLQVKQAQPPALAPYLGLPAADHEGQRIVDGARLVQAETDILLGWTTIDGVPFIVRQFRNLKGDIDPSELEKDHLDDYGRLAGALLARAHTRSLHPKLLAGYFADDSELDEAMGAYAVRYADRTEADHAEFSGS
- the rocD gene encoding ornithine--oxo-acid transaminase; translated protein: MTTFAGRETAAPSAASFIELDERWSTHNYHPLPVVIAEAAGASVTDVEGKSYLDFLSGYSALNFGHRHPDLVAAAVEQLGRVTLTSRAFHHDQLGLFCRELAELTGTELVLPMNSGAEAVESAVKVARKWAHQVKGVPDGTAEIIVAGSNFHGRTTTIVSFSTDETARADFGPFTPGFVTVKYGDAAALRDAITPRTAAVLLEPVQGEAGVIVPPEGYFAEVRSACDEHGVLLIADEIQSGLARTGTVLALDHEGVRADVYTLGKALGGGILPVSAVVGRRDVLGVLKPGEHGSTFGGNPLACAVGRAVVRLLKTGEFQQRSTELGAHLHARLTELIGHGLAEVRGRGLWAGIDIAPGGPSGREASQALSARGVLCKETHERTLRVAPPLVITREELDRGIDAIAGVVRP
- a CDS encoding PPK2 family polyphosphate kinase produces the protein MAKNDAGSRVRDALRIDGELPDPGSTPVGPGKKPKALAKLDGAGERLSGLQESLYAEGAGGGTRSVLLVLQGMDTSGKGGTVSHVLGLVNPMGVRYAGFKAPTAAERRHHYLWRIRKQLPSAGQIGVFDRSHYEDILVPRVTGLLTAAERRRRYTEINAFEKELADAGTTVVKVFLHLSPEEQLKRLKARLETPEKHWKYNPGDLEARSHWPAYQEAYADIFKRTSTGGAPWYAVPADHKWYRNWAVAELLIETLAELKPRFPEPDYDVDAELAKLKGVGVPS